The genomic window GCTTTCGCCGAATGTTCAGAAACCTCACGCAGCATATTCAAAACGGCGACAGTCTCGGGCACAAAGTACCCAAAAGATGGATTCGAAGTCTCAAAAAGCGCATGCATATCCCAAGATTCCGCCCAAACCGTGTTTGCCGCTCGATTCCAGGCAGACACTCCCTCGGTGACACTTCCTGATCGCTTTAGGCAATCCAATAAACTTCTCAAACGCTCTTCCGCGCGTTTAATTCTTCCATTAAACAAGGCCGAGGACGTCACACGAACATGAGCTTCACTGCTAGATACCGACTTCTTTTGTTCGTCGACGATAATTGCAATGTGGCGAATATTTTTTCGACCGGGCAGACCCTCGACTGGCGAAGCCCCTTCGCTATTCCAAATTGACCAGGGCGAAAAAAACGACCGACAAGACGACCCAGAGCCCTCTCGAGACAAACCTGCTAGCCAAATTCGGTTCTCTGGTTTTTCAGTATCAAAATCAAAAAGTTTAGCGATCGCCAACGTCAACGCTGCAAAGCTAGACGCAGATGATGCAAGTCCACAGTCGGACGGAAAACCGTTTGCACTTTCAACGACCAGAGTTCCGTTGGGCGCGCTTCCAGCTTTCAATCTCATGTTCGCGTGCTGATGTTCGCCAATTCTTGCCAGACACCGATCCGCATGGCGTAGGTATCTTTCTTTACCGGCCTCGGAGAGGATCGGTGAATGCCAGCCCTTTGCGCTGGAATCAGTCCATGGGCGCCAAAGATGTTTTACCGCGTGCCCATCTTCCCATTTGACTCTGACGCGCGTTTTCAAATGATCGAGAGTCCAAGACAGTGACGAGTTCGCAGATTGATTTGCCGTGGGGTCTTGAACTTTACCCATGTATTTGATCAACGCGATATTCGAAGGCGCGGTCGCCTCACTCCAGTCAAGATTCATGTGGGAGACCCTTTCCTCTCTAAAACTAAACCGTCGCAATGTAGATCCATTTCAGAACCTGCAAAGCTTAGTCCGTTTTCATCGGCAAACTGCTTCAAAAACTGCGATGAACGCTCACCGGGATCGTGCAAAACCAAAATCACATCTGAACCCATCGCTCCGCAACCTTTTGCCGCTCGCACCATGCTGACGTCTGACAGCTGGTCTAAAATTTTTTGCGAATGTGTCGCCAAACGACCGGAATCCGCGAGTAACCGACCAGTGCCTCTTACACTTGCAGAAAATCGATCGGCATCCGAAGTTGCTAAAGATAGGATGGCCTCTTTCAACCACTCCCTCATATCTGTTTCAAACGCGGCATCAAACCCAGGGTCACGTGTCGATCCTAGTCCCCGCTCTCGCACTGACTCAGGTCCCGCCAGCCTTTGGTTTTCTACGGAGGAAGCGAGGTGCTCATGGGTAGCAAGCTTTCGGCCTGTTTTAAAGAGTGACATCGACAAGTCTGAAAACGGCCAGCTAAATCGCCGCATATGATCTTGAGCACCATCCCAAGCAGCAATTCCGCCGGTCACCTGCGAGACAAGATCTGCACCGGAGCCCGCTTTCACGTAAGTAAAGTACCGATCTAGAAGATCGCGGAAACGTGCAGATCCGACGCGATCTGAACTCCAAAGCGGCACAACCTCGTTAAGATGATTGGGAAGGATCTCGACAAACTCTGTTCGCTTGTTTGTTCGAACGCGCTCGTTGAGCGTTTCCAACGTCAGCCATTGCTCGAATATCCAAGCACCGACGAATTCCGCGGTGGAGGCACCTAGGCCCCCTTTGCCAAAATGTGGGTCTTGAAAGGAAATTGAATACTCTCTGCTATCAGGTCTCTTCACGTACAGCTCGTTCAGAAGCTTGCCGGCCGGTGATTCAGGATGAAAACCATGATTCACCTGATGTTTGACTGGTGTCCAAGAAAATTCGAAACAAGGACGAGTCATGGCGACCACCGACGGTCCGCCTGCCAGAGCTAAATATTCTCCCACGAGAAAAGTCTTACCAGGAATACTAAGATGAAAACTTTTTTCCTGGATCATGAAATCACAATCGCCTTTTCACGTGAGGGCGCGACCGCTATTAGAGGCGGACGGAAGATTTCCTCGAATTTCGCGCAAGACTTCAACTGCATTTTGCAACGAAATCCGCTTCGTCATCATCAATATTTCTTCCAGTCGTTTTTGAACCAACGGAACTTCACGTTCCGAAGCACCTGCTCCCAGAGTCAGATTTCTGATATGAAGTTTCATGTGGCCTTCAATGATACCGACGGTTGTCAGCGCCTTCAACGCACCGAGGTTTTGGACTAACCCTACCGCAGCGCAAATCCGGGACAGTTCGGCCGCAGAACTAATTCCAAGCATGCTTAAAGCCAACTGAGCTGTGGGATGCAGCTTTGTCACTCCGCCGACGGTCCCAACCACCACAGGAGCCTCAAATATTCCGACCAGGTGTCTGTTTGTATA from Deltaproteobacteria bacterium includes these protein-coding regions:
- a CDS encoding diphosphomevalonate decarboxylase produces the protein MNLDWSEATAPSNIALIKYMGKVQDPTANQSANSSLSWTLDHLKTRVRVKWEDGHAVKHLWRPWTDSSAKGWHSPILSEAGKERYLRHADRCLARIGEHQHANMRLKAGSAPNGTLVVESANGFPSDCGLASSASSFAALTLAIAKLFDFDTEKPENRIWLAGLSREGSGSSCRSFFSPWSIWNSEGASPVEGLPGRKNIRHIAIIVDEQKKSVSSSEAHVRVTSSALFNGRIKRAEERLRSLLDCLKRSGSVTEGVSAWNRAANTVWAESWDMHALFETSNPSFGYFVPETVAVLNMLREVSEHSAKAGNRMPIVTMDAGPNVHALFWRDEAGDQAIETLKLLLVTHSSIRILDSKEMEAL